A genome region from Solanum pennellii chromosome 12, SPENNV200 includes the following:
- the LOC107006027 gene encoding agamous-like MADS-box protein AGL80: protein MPRTKVKFALIENEAKRKASYKQRLKGLFKTANELSTLCGVEMAITVYSPYQIQPILFPNNANAFNTFKRFSELSVLDQSKHMMTGEEFTKRRTEKLEKQLHKVRKENRVNECTNKMYRVLKGIDIPADMNPYDLNDLSFVIKQNLKQVCEMMKAKIDGEGSTLNAHQPMVPHGPNSEEPRAPLLDIIRAPVSIVPLVAPSTAIGAANFEGLSTDLLVPVVDPISMVPPADPSMVPQADPLMVLQADPLMVPSAAPAQMPKPLSNLMDPLVKSSRSSPPPFSPFSLENFPEMFVQSYPPLPQEMAFRRAPRMAPPTKMASPIPSTIITPPMACSEPSMASSSAPVQMLEPMCHMVVPSRTPQPVPFVDPSRFPPLPLSPSSLDMFPPMFPQLYPP from the coding sequence ATGCCTAGAACAAAAGTGAAGTTTGCTTTGATTGAAAATGAGGCTAAGAGGAAAGCCTCTTACAAGCAAAGATTGAAAGGGTTATTTAAAACGGCTAATGAACTTAGTACACTTTGTGGTGTTGAAATGGCCATAACCGTCTATAGTCCTTACCAGATTCAACCTATTTTGTTTCCAAATAATGCTAACGCATTCAATACCTTTAAAAGGTTTAGTGAGCTTTCGGTGTTAGATCAATCAAAACACATGATGACGGGAGAAGAGTTCACGAAGCGAAGGACTGAGAAGTTGGAGAAACAATTACATAAGGTAAGGAAAGAAAACAGGGTGAATGAGTGCACAAATAAGATGTATCGAGTGTTGAAGGGAATTGATATTCCTGCTGACATGAACCCTTACGATCTGAACGATTTGAGTTTCGTTATAAAACAAAACCTCAAACAGGTATGTGAAATGATGAAAGCGAAGATTGACGGAGAGGGTTCCACATTAAATGCCCATCAACCTATGGTACCTCATGGGCCCAACTCTGAGGAGCCAAGGGCTCCTTTGCTAGATATAATTAGGGCTCCAGTATCAATAGTTCCTTTGGTGGCTCCATCAACTGCTATTGGTGCAGCCAACTTCGAAGGGCTTAGTACTGATTTGTTGGTCCCTGTTGTCGATCCAATATCGATGGTTCCTCCGGCGGATCCATCGATGGTTCCTCAAGCGGATCCATTGATGGTTCTTCAAGCGGATCCATTGATGGTTCCTTCAGCCGCTCCTGCTCAAATGCCCAAACCATTGAGTAATCTGATGGATCCTCTCGTAAAATCTTCAAGGTCTTCTCCTCCTcctttttctccattttctttaGAAAATTTCCCTGAAATGTTTGTACAATCGTATCCTCCATTACCTCAAGAAATGGCTTTTAGAAGGGCTCCTAGAATGGCTCCTCCAACAAAAATGGCTTCTCCAATACCTTCAACAATAATTACTCCTCCAATGGCTTGCTCGGAGCCATCGATGGCTTCTTCATCCGCTCCCGTTCAAATGCTCGAACCAATGTGTCATATGGTGGTTCCTTCGAGGACTCCTCAACCGGTTCCTTTTGTAGACCCTTCGAGGTTTCCTCCGCTTCCTCTCTCTCCGTCTTCTTTAGACATGTTTCCTCCAATGTTTCCACAATTGTATCCTCCATAA